A region from the Spirochaeta thermophila DSM 6192 genome encodes:
- a CDS encoding cell division protein FtsQ/DivIB, with protein sequence MADHMLYAEYLTPAKERGSRGRWIWWLLACSLLAGALYLVVQVVLLPRLRITRIILEGDLPASSEVILERAGLDVGHPILFTVRTEEIRRRLEAWPVVAHVEVEKVFPGTLRISLASRTPLVYLLVDRDGVLVPAVCDEEGVVFLAGKQVPAVDLPVLSGVRFSKFMVGARVPEAVRAFLKDVGELRKTSPRTLGLISEFRLVARGEYLFDIQVFFRGYRVPVRFEGHLTEEKVHYALMILDVLSKEGLLEGMSEVDFRGGRITYTKRSGV encoded by the coding sequence ATGGCTGACCACATGCTCTATGCGGAATACCTGACCCCTGCGAAGGAACGGGGATCGAGAGGGCGGTGGATCTGGTGGCTGCTTGCCTGCTCCTTGCTGGCGGGCGCCCTCTATCTCGTAGTGCAGGTGGTGCTCCTCCCCCGGCTCAGGATCACGAGGATCATCCTGGAGGGGGATCTCCCGGCGTCTTCCGAGGTGATCCTCGAGCGGGCGGGACTCGATGTCGGACATCCCATCCTTTTCACGGTGAGGACCGAGGAGATCCGGCGGAGACTCGAGGCCTGGCCCGTGGTGGCCCACGTGGAGGTGGAGAAGGTCTTCCCCGGGACCTTGAGGATAAGCCTTGCCTCTCGCACGCCGCTCGTGTATCTTCTCGTCGATCGGGACGGGGTGCTCGTCCCTGCGGTGTGCGACGAGGAGGGCGTGGTGTTCCTCGCGGGGAAGCAGGTCCCCGCTGTGGACCTGCCCGTGCTCAGCGGTGTGCGGTTCTCCAAGTTCATGGTGGGGGCCCGGGTGCCTGAGGCGGTACGGGCCTTCCTGAAGGATGTAGGCGAACTCCGGAAGACGAGTCCCCGGACTCTGGGGCTGATCTCGGAGTTCAGGCTGGTGGCCCGCGGGGAATACCTCTTCGACATCCAGGTCTTCTTCAGAGGCTACCGGGTGCCGGTGAGGTTCGAGGGTCATCTCACCGAGGAGAAGGTGCACTATGCCCTCATGATTCTCGATGTGCTCTCGAAGGAGGGCCTCCTGGAGGGGATGTCTGAAGTGGATTTCAGGGGAGGGCGTATTACGTATACGAAGAGGAGTGGTGTCTGA
- the ftsA gene encoding cell division protein FtsA has product MDPVVVGLDIGTTQVRSLIAELSERGELEVTGVGRAVSPGLRRGVVINIDATLEAVREAIEHAEMMAGREVEDVFTGIAGTHIEGINSKGVVAVSPRGKERKVSQEDIVRVLDAAKALGLPMDREILHAIPQEYTVDEQDHIKDPLNILGVRLEADVHIITGSVTASQNLIKCVQRAGYDVHGLFLEALAAGKAVLTEDEKDLGVVHIDIGGGTTDVVVYLGGAPYLTGAIPIGAAQVTSDLSIMLETPFEAAERLKRQSGCCFLPLVEDEEVIIPGVGGRPPLATSRAEVVHIIQARMTEIYELILEKIQKKGYLPHVGGGVVLTGGGALLEGASELAMEVFGKPARVGYPMGVKGLPPEFETPEFATAVGLLLFGKEVLLEEGVRPLSQRRSSWFSSIGQWLKNFFE; this is encoded by the coding sequence ATGGATCCCGTGGTAGTCGGACTGGATATAGGGACCACACAGGTGAGGAGTCTCATCGCCGAGCTTTCCGAGAGGGGGGAGCTCGAGGTGACAGGGGTGGGGAGGGCCGTCTCTCCTGGTCTGCGCCGCGGGGTGGTCATCAATATCGATGCCACCCTCGAGGCGGTGCGTGAGGCGATCGAGCATGCCGAGATGATGGCGGGAAGGGAGGTGGAGGATGTCTTCACCGGGATCGCGGGCACACATATAGAGGGGATCAACTCGAAGGGAGTGGTGGCCGTCTCTCCCAGGGGCAAGGAGCGGAAGGTCTCTCAGGAGGATATCGTGCGGGTCCTCGATGCGGCCAAGGCCCTTGGGCTCCCCATGGACCGAGAGATCCTCCATGCGATTCCCCAGGAGTACACGGTGGACGAGCAGGACCACATCAAGGACCCGCTCAACATCCTCGGTGTACGCCTGGAGGCCGACGTGCACATCATCACCGGATCGGTCACGGCTTCCCAGAACCTCATCAAGTGCGTCCAGCGGGCAGGGTATGACGTGCACGGCCTCTTCCTCGAAGCCCTTGCCGCAGGCAAGGCGGTCCTCACCGAGGACGAGAAGGACCTGGGGGTCGTCCACATCGACATCGGAGGAGGCACCACCGATGTGGTGGTGTATCTGGGCGGGGCTCCGTACCTCACGGGAGCCATTCCCATAGGGGCCGCCCAGGTGACTTCCGACCTCTCCATCATGCTGGAGACACCGTTCGAGGCCGCCGAGCGGCTGAAACGCCAATCGGGCTGCTGTTTCCTCCCTCTCGTGGAGGACGAGGAGGTCATCATCCCGGGGGTGGGGGGACGGCCTCCCCTCGCGACCAGCAGGGCCGAGGTGGTGCACATCATACAGGCCCGTATGACCGAGATCTACGAGCTCATACTCGAGAAGATCCAGAAGAAGGGCTATCTCCCCCACGTGGGTGGGGGGGTGGTGCTCACAGGAGGAGGCGCCCTCCTCGAGGGGGCTTCCGAGCTCGCCATGGAGGTCTTCGGCAAGCCCGCCCGTGTGGGGTATCCCATGGGGGTCAAGGGGCTTCCTCCGGAGTTCGAGACGCCGGAGTTCGCCACCGCGGTGGGTCTCCTCCTCTTCGGGAAGGAAGTGCTCCTCGAGGAAGGTGTGAGGCCGTTGTCCCAGAGGAGATCGTCGTGGTTCTCCTCGATCGGGCAGTGGCTCAAGAACTTTTTCGAATGA
- the ftsZ gene encoding cell division protein FtsZ, whose protein sequence is MNIELIDEFSQNPTRIKVIGVGGGGCNAVNRMIEAGVQHVDFVAMNTDVQALGLSLADTKVPLGKKLTGGLGAGGNPEVGGKAAEEDRDTIRDLLTGADMVFITAGMGGGTGTGAAPVIASVARELDILTVGVVTRPFGFEGKQKARIAEEGIRKMREFVDTLIIIPNENLLKVVKPNTPLREAFKVADDVLRQGVQGISDLITRPGIINIDFADVRKIMKGRGDALMGVGRGRGENRAVDAATTAINNPLLDDIQIEGAKGILVNVTAGPDFTLQEYSEVMNIINANSKSDEETEIIVGTAEDPEMEDWVVVTVIATGFQHVRAVEEEKPAQERKEVLSVDEWDRILGKGGAPKKEERMVPRSLFPSEDELGIPAVLRYQRRKGQ, encoded by the coding sequence ATGAATATCGAATTGATCGACGAGTTTTCGCAGAACCCCACGCGAATAAAGGTGATCGGCGTGGGCGGAGGCGGGTGCAACGCCGTGAACCGCATGATAGAGGCGGGGGTGCAGCACGTGGACTTCGTCGCCATGAACACCGACGTGCAAGCCCTGGGGCTCTCCCTGGCCGATACCAAGGTGCCCCTGGGTAAGAAGCTCACCGGTGGTCTGGGAGCCGGAGGGAATCCCGAAGTGGGTGGAAAGGCGGCCGAGGAGGACAGGGACACCATACGGGATCTCCTCACCGGTGCGGACATGGTGTTCATCACTGCGGGTATGGGAGGAGGGACGGGGACCGGAGCGGCGCCGGTGATCGCGAGTGTGGCGAGGGAACTGGACATCCTCACCGTGGGGGTGGTGACCAGACCCTTCGGCTTCGAGGGCAAACAGAAGGCTCGGATCGCCGAGGAAGGGATCCGAAAGATGCGCGAGTTCGTGGACACCCTCATCATCATACCCAACGAGAACCTGCTCAAGGTGGTGAAACCGAACACCCCCCTCAGAGAGGCCTTCAAGGTGGCGGACGATGTCCTCAGGCAGGGGGTGCAGGGCATCTCCGACCTCATCACCAGGCCGGGTATCATCAATATCGATTTCGCGGACGTCCGCAAGATCATGAAGGGAAGGGGCGATGCCCTCATGGGGGTCGGAAGGGGTCGTGGTGAGAATCGAGCCGTCGACGCCGCCACCACCGCCATCAACAACCCCCTCCTCGACGACATCCAGATCGAAGGGGCGAAGGGAATACTCGTGAACGTGACGGCGGGGCCCGACTTCACCCTCCAGGAGTACAGCGAGGTGATGAACATCATCAATGCGAACTCCAAGTCCGACGAGGAGACCGAGATCATCGTGGGCACGGCCGAGGATCCCGAGATGGAGGACTGGGTGGTGGTCACGGTGATCGCCACCGGATTCCAGCACGTGAGGGCGGTGGAGGAGGAGAAGCCCGCCCAGGAACGAAAGGAAGTCCTCTCGGTGGACGAGTGGGACAGGATACTCGGGAAGGGGGGGGCCCCGAAGAAGGAAGAACGGATGGTTCCACGGTCGCTCTTCCCCAGCGAGGACGAGTTGGGCATCCCTGCTGTCCTGAGGTATCAGCGAAGGAAGGGACAGTGA
- a CDS encoding tyrosine recombinase: protein MTTGHERLLRRYRTHLVAELGRSRLTEETYLPLCERFCAWLECRGLEVGTVSRRTCEEFIVDERGEGKETRTIAKEMSALRSFFRFLVLEGVRPDNPLEEMDAPRISRTLPRVLEEEEVEILLEAVDTAPPEGMRDRCLLEVLYSCGLRVSEACGLDLQDIFLSEGFVKVRGKGEKERLVPFGKEAGHWMRRYLSEARPVLAARRPGSREQAVFLNRWGRRLSRKGAWIRLKRLVAASGVDAKLHTFRHTCATHLLHGGANLREVQEFLGHADISTTQIYTHVDARRLASYHHMYHPRG, encoded by the coding sequence ATGACTACCGGGCATGAGCGCCTGCTGCGCCGATACCGGACGCATCTCGTTGCAGAGCTGGGGCGTTCGCGCCTCACCGAGGAGACGTATCTACCTCTCTGTGAACGGTTCTGCGCATGGTTGGAGTGCAGGGGATTGGAGGTGGGGACGGTCTCCCGCCGTACGTGTGAGGAGTTCATCGTCGACGAGCGGGGGGAGGGCAAGGAGACCCGCACGATCGCCAAGGAGATGAGCGCCCTCCGATCGTTCTTCAGGTTCCTTGTGCTCGAGGGAGTACGGCCCGACAACCCGCTCGAGGAGATGGATGCGCCCCGGATCTCGCGGACCCTGCCCCGCGTCCTCGAGGAAGAGGAGGTGGAGATCCTCCTCGAAGCGGTGGATACCGCCCCCCCCGAGGGGATGCGGGACAGATGCCTCCTGGAGGTGCTCTATTCCTGCGGGCTTCGGGTCTCCGAGGCGTGCGGACTCGACCTCCAGGACATCTTTCTCTCCGAGGGGTTCGTGAAGGTGCGGGGCAAGGGGGAGAAGGAGCGTCTCGTGCCCTTCGGAAAGGAGGCCGGGCACTGGATGAGGCGATACCTCTCCGAGGCGCGACCGGTCCTGGCGGCACGCCGTCCTGGCTCGCGGGAGCAGGCGGTCTTCCTCAACAGATGGGGACGACGTCTTTCGCGGAAGGGCGCCTGGATCCGACTCAAGAGGCTCGTCGCGGCCAGCGGGGTGGACGCAAAGCTCCATACGTTTCGACACACGTGCGCCACTCACCTCCTCCACGGAGGGGCGAATCTGAGGGAGGTGCAGGAGTTCCTTGGGCATGCCGATATCTCCACGACGCAGATCTACACCCATGTGGACGCCCGTCGCCTCGCATCCTACCATCACATGTACCACCCAAGGGGGTAG
- a CDS encoding tetratricopeptide repeat protein — protein MRARVLLTLVPLLLLGGCRKDDTEAMLERLLVFEPEPEQTRQDPERIAELKEGIEKYRQVVQEKVRAAGQLGVYYKLLAEAYMQQGMFGLALEALEEAITIYPENPVLFQMAGICAGRMAKAQMDPVERDRYLQLSESYYLRALDLDPRLKESLYGIAILYVFEMGRPEDAIPHLRKLVEIDPGWMEPHFVLARAYVEVGRIEEAKEEYRYVVEHARDREIKTRAQEHILQLSGGTE, from the coding sequence ATGAGAGCTCGTGTCCTCCTCACTCTGGTGCCTCTGCTTCTCCTTGGAGGGTGCAGGAAGGACGATACCGAGGCCATGCTCGAGCGACTCCTCGTCTTCGAGCCCGAACCTGAGCAGACGAGGCAGGACCCCGAACGTATCGCCGAACTGAAGGAGGGTATAGAGAAGTACAGGCAGGTGGTCCAGGAGAAGGTCCGTGCCGCAGGACAGCTCGGGGTCTACTACAAGCTCCTGGCCGAGGCCTACATGCAGCAGGGTATGTTCGGTCTCGCGCTCGAGGCCCTTGAAGAGGCGATCACCATCTATCCCGAGAATCCGGTATTGTTTCAGATGGCGGGAATCTGCGCGGGCCGGATGGCGAAGGCCCAGATGGATCCCGTGGAGCGCGATCGGTATCTCCAACTCTCCGAGTCCTACTACCTCAGGGCCCTCGATCTCGACCCCAGGCTCAAGGAGAGCCTCTACGGGATCGCCATCCTCTATGTCTTCGAGATGGGGCGGCCGGAGGATGCGATTCCACATCTCAGGAAGCTCGTGGAAATCGATCCGGGCTGGATGGAGCCGCATTTCGTGCTCGCGAGGGCCTATGTGGAGGTGGGCAGGATAGAAGAGGCCAAGGAGGAGTACCGCTACGTGGTGGAACACGCCCGGGATCGTGAGATCAAGACGAGGGCCCAGGAGCATATCCTCCAGCTCTCAGGAGGCACGGAGTGA
- the dprA gene encoding DNA-processing protein DprA, protein MKVNPLALAVDLLPALSGKEKEKLFASLSSVEEFARLTQGEIERMIGRIIPRARLSPAEALKAAEKEVRLCEAKGISVCRRGERLYPPLLGETFDPPFLLYYIGNLEPKEPRFFVSVVGTRHPTLEGSRAAYLLGCDAVQEGGVVVSGLARGIDSAAHKGAVDAGGPTWAVLGSGLCELYPRHHRRLAIRIVEAGGALISEYAPSVPARKHHFPERNRIIAGCTRGTVVVEAPARSGALITAQYALDEGRDVFVHGDLLSSPQGEGVRALADSGAKAVGGIADILEDWGIPSQREAPADGGGGSRAEDRGRPGETVARLMEAELEGHILRHGGSIIKRKP, encoded by the coding sequence GTGAAGGTGAATCCGCTCGCCCTTGCAGTGGACCTGCTCCCCGCTCTCTCGGGGAAGGAGAAGGAGAAGCTCTTTGCCTCGCTCTCCTCTGTGGAGGAGTTCGCCCGTCTCACTCAGGGCGAGATAGAGAGGATGATCGGCAGGATCATACCTCGGGCCCGTCTTTCTCCGGCGGAGGCCCTGAAGGCCGCGGAGAAGGAGGTGCGGCTCTGCGAGGCGAAGGGTATCTCCGTGTGTCGGAGGGGGGAGCGGCTCTATCCTCCCCTGCTTGGAGAGACTTTTGACCCTCCCTTCCTTCTTTACTATATTGGAAATCTGGAGCCAAAGGAACCCCGTTTCTTCGTCTCGGTGGTGGGGACACGGCATCCCACCCTCGAGGGAAGCCGGGCGGCCTATCTTCTCGGGTGTGACGCGGTCCAGGAAGGGGGTGTGGTGGTCTCGGGGCTCGCGAGAGGTATAGACAGTGCAGCCCACAAGGGGGCGGTGGATGCGGGAGGTCCCACGTGGGCGGTGCTCGGATCGGGCCTGTGCGAGCTGTACCCTCGGCATCACCGACGCCTCGCCATCCGGATCGTAGAGGCGGGAGGAGCCCTGATCTCCGAGTATGCCCCCTCCGTACCGGCACGAAAGCACCACTTCCCGGAGCGGAACAGGATCATCGCGGGATGCACGAGGGGGACCGTGGTGGTGGAGGCACCGGCGCGTTCCGGCGCTCTCATCACCGCCCAGTACGCCCTGGACGAGGGGCGGGACGTCTTCGTCCACGGCGATCTCCTCTCCTCGCCTCAGGGAGAGGGGGTACGGGCCCTCGCCGACTCGGGGGCGAAGGCCGTAGGCGGGATTGCGGACATCCTGGAGGACTGGGGTATCCCTTCGCAGAGGGAGGCCCCGGCCGATGGGGGAGGGGGTTCCCGAGCCGAGGACCGGGGACGCCCCGGAGAGACCGTGGCCCGCCTCATGGAGGCGGAACTCGAGGGACACATCCTTCGACACGGTGGATCGATCATAAAGAGGAAGCCATGA
- the topA gene encoding type I DNA topoisomerase, which translates to MKKKRDTNTSPYTLLVVESPAKAKTIEKYLGKGYKVEASKGHLIDLPKSRLAVDIEGSFEPDYIVVRGKAPILKALQEKANASSKVLLASDNDREGEAIAYHIRDALLKKNPDLEIGRIVFNEITPQAIREAVEHPRSIDIHKVEAQKARRVLDRLVGYHLSPLLWKKVKNGLSAGRVQSVALRLICEREREVESFVPEEYWTIAARAVVGRSSLDLELVSYKGEKPQIKTEEEAGKIIALLREHPCRVKSLKETSRQVRPKPPFTTSQLQQVAANRLGFSSQKTMQIAQRLYEGVDLGGTRIGLITYMRTDSTRVAESALSMVRNYIQTHHPEALPDAPVRYARGKGAQDAHEAIRPTVVDYTPDHVKQHLSRDEWRLYSIIWERFVASQMKPMVTKTVTVECEVGEGILRASATQVVEPGFLSVLSVLKPKDTSKKLPPLEEGQELTIEEWIPSQHFTTGPSRYTDATIVKALEELGIGRPSTYAPTIQVLFNRYYVVRKERQIVPTELGKVVNDILVQSFPDILDVDFTARMEAQLDEIEEGKVEWVSMIREFFGPFKEKVDHVMEHLESIKGTLEEETGETCEKCGRPMVKKLGRFGYFLACSGFPECRNARPLPLADCPMPGCDGKIVERRGRRGRRRVFYGCTRYPECSFTSPYPPSGTSCPMCGWPLMEKTSKEGSVKLCVNPSCSYLHEREGEVPVVIDGSDTSELEISTVGSEE; encoded by the coding sequence ATGAAGAAAAAGCGTGACACGAACACCAGTCCTTACACCCTCCTCGTGGTGGAGTCTCCTGCAAAGGCGAAGACGATAGAGAAGTATCTGGGGAAGGGATACAAGGTGGAGGCGTCCAAGGGACACCTCATAGACCTGCCGAAGTCACGGCTCGCGGTGGACATAGAGGGCTCGTTCGAACCGGATTACATCGTGGTGAGGGGCAAGGCCCCGATCCTGAAGGCCCTGCAGGAGAAGGCCAACGCCTCCTCCAAGGTCCTCCTCGCCTCGGATAACGACAGGGAGGGGGAGGCCATCGCCTATCACATCAGGGATGCCCTCCTCAAGAAGAATCCGGATCTCGAGATAGGGCGGATCGTGTTCAACGAGATCACCCCCCAGGCGATACGGGAGGCCGTGGAGCACCCCCGGTCCATCGACATCCACAAGGTGGAAGCCCAGAAGGCGAGGCGGGTGCTCGACCGCCTGGTGGGATATCATCTCTCCCCCCTCCTCTGGAAGAAGGTGAAGAACGGCCTCTCCGCCGGACGGGTCCAGTCGGTGGCCCTCAGGCTCATCTGTGAACGAGAGCGGGAGGTGGAATCCTTCGTGCCGGAGGAATACTGGACCATCGCTGCCCGCGCCGTGGTGGGGCGTTCCTCACTCGACCTGGAGCTCGTGAGCTACAAAGGTGAGAAGCCCCAGATCAAGACGGAGGAGGAAGCCGGCAAGATTATAGCCCTCCTCCGGGAGCACCCCTGCAGAGTGAAGTCGCTCAAGGAGACGTCCCGGCAGGTGCGGCCCAAACCTCCCTTCACCACCTCCCAGCTCCAACAGGTGGCGGCGAACCGCCTCGGTTTCAGCTCACAGAAGACCATGCAGATCGCCCAACGTCTCTATGAAGGTGTGGACCTCGGTGGCACCCGCATCGGTCTCATCACCTACATGCGGACCGACTCCACGAGGGTGGCCGAATCGGCCCTCTCCATGGTGCGGAACTACATCCAGACCCATCATCCGGAGGCCCTTCCCGATGCACCCGTGCGCTATGCCCGGGGCAAGGGCGCCCAGGACGCCCACGAAGCCATCAGACCCACCGTGGTGGACTACACGCCCGATCACGTGAAACAGCATCTCTCCCGGGACGAGTGGCGCCTCTATTCCATCATCTGGGAACGGTTCGTCGCGTCCCAGATGAAACCCATGGTCACGAAGACCGTTACTGTGGAGTGTGAGGTGGGAGAAGGAATCCTCAGGGCGAGCGCCACACAGGTGGTGGAGCCGGGCTTCCTCTCCGTGCTTTCGGTCCTCAAACCGAAGGATACCAGCAAGAAGCTCCCTCCGCTCGAGGAGGGACAAGAGCTCACGATCGAGGAGTGGATCCCCTCGCAGCACTTCACCACCGGGCCGAGCAGGTACACCGACGCCACGATCGTGAAGGCCCTCGAGGAGCTGGGGATCGGCAGACCTTCCACCTACGCCCCCACCATCCAGGTGCTCTTCAACCGCTACTATGTGGTGAGGAAGGAGCGGCAGATCGTCCCCACCGAACTGGGAAAGGTGGTGAACGACATCCTGGTGCAATCGTTCCCCGACATCTTGGACGTGGATTTCACCGCCCGGATGGAGGCCCAGCTCGACGAGATCGAGGAGGGGAAGGTCGAGTGGGTGAGCATGATCCGGGAGTTCTTCGGGCCGTTCAAGGAGAAGGTGGACCATGTGATGGAACACCTCGAGTCGATCAAGGGCACGCTCGAGGAGGAGACCGGGGAGACCTGCGAGAAGTGTGGTCGTCCCATGGTGAAGAAGCTCGGTCGGTTCGGCTACTTCCTCGCCTGTTCCGGGTTCCCCGAGTGCAGGAACGCACGCCCCCTCCCCCTCGCCGACTGCCCCATGCCGGGGTGTGACGGGAAGATCGTGGAGCGGCGGGGAAGGAGGGGGAGACGGAGGGTCTTCTACGGATGTACGCGCTATCCCGAGTGTTCGTTCACCAGCCCCTATCCTCCCAGCGGGACCTCGTGTCCCATGTGCGGCTGGCCGCTCATGGAGAAGACCTCGAAGGAGGGGAGCGTGAAGCTTTGCGTGAATCCCTCGTGTAGCTATCTCCACGAACGGGAGGGGGAGGTGCCGGTGGTGATCGATGGGAGCGACACCTCCGAGCTGGAGATCTCCACCGTGGGGAGTGAGGAATGA
- a CDS encoding tyrosine recombinase codes for MSTLPQETLIDRFLAHLSHMRGLSEATVRSYRNDLVKVGAFLEKLGTDLVSATREDIRHCVAEYTLARQAPSSINRMLSSLRSWYRFLRKEGVRSDSPMEGISSVKAGKRLPSFLFEDEVDRLLDIEGSDFASLRDRALLEVLYSTGCRVQELVSLTTSGVQVSRGWCVVKGKGGKERLLFLGLGARKALAAYLPLRQALLERMGRREEGALFVNQKGSPLTPRGVAYIIERRAREKGLEKRISPHVFRHSFATHVLSRGADLRVVQEMLGHASLSTTQVYTHLSLPALKRMYRKAHPHAERSDS; via the coding sequence GTGAGCACACTCCCACAGGAGACACTCATCGATCGGTTTCTCGCCCACCTCTCGCACATGAGGGGACTCTCGGAAGCCACCGTGAGATCGTACCGGAACGACCTGGTGAAGGTGGGGGCCTTCCTGGAGAAGCTGGGAACCGATCTGGTCTCCGCCACGCGCGAGGACATACGCCACTGCGTGGCGGAGTACACGCTCGCCCGTCAGGCCCCTTCCTCCATCAACCGCATGCTCTCCTCGCTCCGCAGCTGGTACCGATTCCTGAGGAAGGAAGGGGTGAGGAGCGACTCGCCCATGGAGGGGATCTCCTCGGTGAAGGCAGGGAAGCGGCTTCCCTCGTTTCTCTTCGAGGACGAGGTGGATCGTCTCCTCGACATAGAGGGGAGCGACTTCGCGAGCCTCAGGGACAGGGCCCTCCTCGAGGTCCTCTATTCCACCGGGTGCCGGGTGCAGGAGCTCGTCTCGCTCACCACAAGTGGTGTGCAGGTCTCCCGGGGGTGGTGTGTGGTGAAGGGGAAGGGTGGCAAGGAACGGCTCCTCTTCCTCGGCTTGGGTGCGCGCAAGGCCCTCGCCGCCTATCTCCCCCTTCGGCAGGCCCTCCTCGAGCGGATGGGGAGACGTGAGGAGGGGGCGCTCTTCGTGAACCAGAAGGGAAGCCCTCTCACGCCCAGGGGCGTGGCCTACATCATCGAACGGCGGGCCAGGGAGAAGGGACTGGAGAAGCGCATAAGCCCCCACGTCTTCAGGCACTCGTTCGCCACGCACGTCCTCTCGAGGGGGGCCGACCTCCGGGTGGTGCAGGAGATGTTGGGCCACGCGAGTCTCTCCACCACCCAGGTGTACACGCACTTGAGCCTTCCCGCCCTCAAGCGGATGTACCGGAAGGCGCACCCTCATGCGGAAAGGAGCGATTCATGA
- the hslV gene encoding ATP-dependent protease subunit HslV codes for MSEVKSTTVIAVRRNGVVAMAGDGQVTMGTTIMKGNARKVRTLYDGRVLVGFAGATADAFTLFERFEGKLKEFSGDVLRSAVALAKDWRTDRMLRRLEALLLVADRERMLLLSGTGDVVEPEDGVLAIGSGGPYAHAAAKALLAHTDLSARRIAEESLRIAASICIYTNEQIIVEELS; via the coding sequence ATGAGCGAGGTGAAGAGCACCACGGTGATCGCGGTTCGGAGGAACGGCGTGGTGGCCATGGCGGGGGACGGCCAGGTGACCATGGGCACCACCATCATGAAGGGAAACGCTCGCAAGGTGAGGACCCTCTACGACGGGAGGGTCCTGGTGGGGTTCGCCGGTGCCACGGCCGACGCCTTCACCCTCTTCGAGCGGTTCGAGGGCAAGCTCAAGGAGTTCTCGGGGGACGTACTCCGGAGTGCGGTGGCCCTGGCCAAGGACTGGCGTACCGACAGGATGTTGCGGCGACTCGAGGCGCTGCTCCTCGTGGCCGACAGGGAGCGGATGCTCCTCCTCTCGGGCACGGGAGACGTGGTGGAACCTGAAGACGGGGTCCTCGCGATAGGATCGGGAGGGCCGTATGCCCATGCCGCGGCGAAGGCCCTGCTCGCCCACACCGACCTCTCCGCCAGGCGGATCGCCGAGGAGTCCTTGCGGATAGCCGCATCCATCTGCATCTATACCAACGAACAGATCATAGTGGAGGAGCTCTCATGA